CCCGTGATCGGCGCAAGCCAGAAAGTGCCGCGCCTGTTGCATGCATTCGGTTTTTCGGGCGGCGGCTTTCTGCTCGCGCCCGGTGTCGGCGAGGTGTTGGCCGACCTCGTGATCGACGGCGAAACGTCCACGCCGCTCGACGCATTTGCGATCGGCCGCTTCAACCGAAGCGCGATCCCCGCTGTTCTTTAGTCATGTCAAGGAGACCCACGATGAAGCTGTCAAGCACGGTCGCGGCACTGGCCGCCGTCTTCGCGATCGGCGCCGCCGCGCCTGCCTGGTCGCAAACCAAAACGATCTACATCGGCATGAACGGCGGTCCGATGGAGAAGGCGTACACGAGTCAGGTGCTGCCCGACTTCGAGAAGGCCAACAACGTGAAAGTGGTGGTGGTGCCGGGCACGTCGTCGGATGTGCTCGCGAAACTGCTCGCGAATCGCAACAGCCCGCAGATGCACGTCGTGTTTCTCGACGATGGCGTGATGGCCCGCGCCGTCAGCATGGGCGTATGCCAGAAGCTCGACGATGCGCCCGTGCTCAAGGAGCTGTATCCGTTCGCGCGGATGAAGGACGATATCGGCGCGGGCGTGCAACTCGGCATGACGGGCATCGGCTACAACACGAAGCTGTTCGCGGAGAAAGGCTGGGCGCCGCCTACGTCATGGATGGACTTCGCCAATCCGAAGTACAAGGGCAAAGTGGTGTTTCAATCCGCGTCGAGCAGCACGTTCGGCCTGCACGGCTTTCTCGCGATCAACCGTCTGATGGGCGGCAGCGATCAGAACGTCGAGCCGGGCTTCAGCAAGTGGTCGACCACGGTAGGGCCGAATGTCGTCGAGTACATTCCGAATTCGGCGAAGCTCTCGGAGATGGTGCAGACGGGCGAAGCAGGCATTTTCCCGCTGACACCGACGGCCGTCGGCGATCTGCAGGACAAGGGCATTCCCGTCGGCTACGCGAATCCGAAAGAAGGCGCGGTACTGCTGCTCGTCGATCTGTGCGTCGTGAAGAACAACGCGGACCCGCAGCTTGCGCAGAAGCTCGCGCAGTTCCTGCTGTCGGCGCCGGCGCAATCGAAAGCGGCGGCAGCCGGCAAGCAGATTCCGACCAACGAGCACGCGACGATGACGCCCGCGATGCAAAAGAGCCTCGGCAATCTCGACGATCTGGTGAAGAAGGTGACGGTGGTCGATTGGGATTCGATCAACGCGCACCGCGCGCAGTGGGATCAGCGCTGGAACCGGCAGATCGAACAGTAAATGATTCATGCATGCGGCGGCGCGTCGCGTTGACGCGCCGCCGCTGCCGCATTAGCTTTATCCTTCGTCTCACGTCCCGCCACATCGCCTCGCGCCCGCTATGCACGACGGTTCCGTCTGTGCCCCAACAGACACAACAGCACGGAATAAATGCGCTGAATTACAAAACGCGCACGAATCCTGCAAATGTTCTACGCTATAAAAGTTACCGATTGCCCGTTCAGGCGCGTCTCGCAGCGTGAAACGACGCATCGGTTCGCACCTTTTCTCAAGGAGGATGAAGATGGCGATTCGACTAGGAGAAGTAGCCCCCGATTTCGAGGCGGAAACCACGCAAGGCACGATTCGTTTTCATGAGTGGATCGGCGATAGCTGGGCCATTCTGTTCTCGCATCCAAAAGACTTCACGCCCGTCTGCACGACCGAACTCGGCTATATGGCGGGACTCAAGCCGGAGTTCGACAAACGCAATACGAAGATCATCGGGCTCAGCATCGACCCTGTCACCGATCACCAGAAGTGGGCGAAGGACATCGAAGAAACGCAGGGCAACGCGGTCAACTATCCGATGATTGGCGACCACGATCTGAAAGTCGCGAAGCTCTATGACATGATTCACCCGGAAGCGAGCGGCGGTCCGCGCACGGCGGTCGACAACGCGACGGTACGTGCGGTCTTCCTGATCGGGCCGGACAAGAAGGTCAAGGCGACGTTCGTCTATCCGATGAGTTCGGGCCGCAACTTCGATGAAGTGCTGCGTTTGCTCGACTCGCTGCAACTGAGCGCGAAGCACACGGTTGCAACGCCGGTGAACTGGAAGCCGGGCGAAGACGTGATTATTCCGACGTCCGTTTCCGACGACGCGGCGAAGGAAAAGTATCCGCAGGGCTTCAAGACGTTGAAGCCGTATCTTCGCTACGTGCAGCAACCGAAGTAAGACATCTGGCAAGAGCCGGCGCGCGCAGCATCGAAACAGGGCGCGCACCGGCGTGCTTGCACTCTGCATCTAAAGCCATTTCGACACCCGTTGAGAGACCGTGAGCGTGCTGATCTTCCGACAGCTGTTCGACCAGCAATCGTCGACCTATACCTATCTGCTCGCGGACAGCGACACGCGCGAAGCCGTGCTTATCGACCCGGTATTCGAACAGGCGCGCCGCGATGCAGCGCTGCTCGACGAGTTGCGCCTTCGCCTGCTTTGTACGATCGACACGCACGTTCACGCGGATCATGTGACGGGCGCGTGGCTGCTGAAAAAGCGCACCGGCAGTGAGATTGCGATATCGGCGGCGAGTGGCGCGGAAGGCGCGGACCGCTATGTGAGTCACGGCGATTCGATTGCGTTCGGTGCGCGTCATCTTCAGGTGCGTGCAACGCCTGGTCATACGAATGGCTGCATCAGTCTCGTACTCGACGATGAATCGATGGCTTTCACGGGCGACTGTCTGCTGATTCGCGGAACAGGGCGCACCGACTTTCAGAACGGCAGTCCGCATGCGCTGTATCACGCAGTGCACGAACAGCTATTCTCGCTGCCCGAAACCTGCCTGCTGTATCCGGCGCACGATTATCGCGGACTCACGGTGACGAGCGTCGCCGAAGAGCGGCGCTTCAACCCGCGGCTCGGCGGCGAACTGTGCGAAGAAGATTTCAGCGGCTACATGACGAATCTCGGCTTGCCGCATCCGCGGCAGATCGACGTGGCTGTTCCTGCGAACATGAAGTGCGGCGTTGCGGCAAACGATCCTTCACAAAAGCCGCTGCCCGAATGGGCTCCCCTTACGTACACGTTCGCGGGGATCTGGGAGATTCATCCGCAATGGCTCGAAGAGCATCTGCAGGCGGTGCAGATTCTCGACGTGCGCGAGCCGGATGAATACGACGGTCCGCTCGGGCGTATTCCCGAAGCGAAGCTGATCTCGCTCGGCAGTCTTGCGAAACGCACGGCGGAACTCGGCAAGGAGCGCCCCATCGTCACGGTATGTCGCGCGGGCGGCCGCTCGGCGCAGGCGACGGTGATTCTTCGCCAGGCCGGTTTCGAGGATGTCGCGAATCTCGCGGGCGGCATGTTGCGCTGGCGCGCGGAAGGACGTGTCGTCGAAAACGGCAGCGTGTAGACGCGTGAATCGCAGCAGTTAAATCGTACCGAACAGCGCACGCGGACGATCGCGCAATGCATGCGCGAGCGTCTGCAACGCGCTCACCAGCTGCTCGCGCGACGACGCGCATGCGAGATTGATCCGCACGCCATGCTCGACTTCCGCGCGATCAACAGCGAACGCTGACGACGGCATCACCACCACGCCGCGCGCTTTCGCGTTCGCGGCGAAATCGTCGGCGCGCCACGGCGGCGGCAGCTTGAGCCACACGAACATGCACGCGGGATCGGACTCCAGCCACTCCTGCGGCAGGATCTGCCGCGCAAGGTCGTGCCGCACGCGAATCTCGGCCAGTTGCGCGTCCATGATGCGCCGCGCGGTGCCGTCCTCGATCCATATCGTTGCGATCAGCATCGACATCGGCGCGGGCATCCATGCAGTGGTGCGGACGGCTTCGGCGGCGAGCGCGGAGCGTTCGGGCGGACTCAGCAGATAGCCGAGCCGCAAGCCGGGCGCGAGGATCTTCGACGTCGCGGCGATATGAAACGTCAGCTCGGGACACAGGCTAGCGAGTGTCGGCAGGCGCTGCGAGACGAGCGGACCATAGACGTCGTCTTCGATGATTGCCACGCCATAACGACGCGCGATATCGACGAGCGCGACGCGCCGTTCGAGACTCATCGTCGTCACCGTGGGGTTCTGCAGATTCGGCACCGTGAAGATCGCCTTGACGGGCACACGGCTGCAAATGCGTTCGACTTCATCGGTGATCAGGCCGTCGCGGTCGCTCGGCACACTGACGATCTCGAACTGAAATACGGGCGCGAGCGCTTTCAGACCGTAGTACGTGAGCCGGTCCGCGATGATCACGCCGTCCGTTCCGATCAGGCTGTTGAGCACGGCATAGAGACCGTGCTGCGCGCCGCTCGTCACGACGAGATGTTCCGGCGACGGCGTGAACCCAGGCGCCGCCATCCACTTCGCGCCCGCCGCGCGCGCCCAGTCGGGGCCTTGCGGCGGCTGATATTCCTGTAGCGATGGATAGCGCGGATCGCGCGGCAGATTGGGAAGCGTCGTGGCGAGGCACGCGAGGAATTCGCCCGTCGCGGGCCGGTTGACGGTCAGGTCGATCGCGCCGCCCGGCGCAGCATTGGCCGCACTCGCCGTCTCGACACGCGGCATCGCGCCGCCCGTCACCAGCGAACCGCGCCGCTTGCTGCCGATCACCAGGCCGCGCAGCTGCAATTCCTTGTACGCGCGCGACACCGTCGACACGTTGATGCCGAGTTCCGTCGCGAGCTGACGCTGCGGCGGCAGACGGCTGCCCGGCGGATAGACGCCGCCGCGAATCTCGTCCTCGATCGACGCCGAAACCTCGATATAGGTCGCGCGTTTTGTCTGGACGGCATCGCCGTTTGTCTGGTCCGTTTCGGTCGTGACACCGTTGCTGTGTGCCGCCTTGTGTCTGCTGGAAGCCATCGTCTCGCCCTGTCTCCATACAAAACAGGTTTTGTCTGCCTGTTTGTGCCAGTTCGCCGGATTTTATACCAGATACGCGTCCGTGCCATGTATTTCAAGCCCGGCAAGGACCAGGCCCAATTGCGCCAGGGAAAATCCTGGACCACACAATGAGCTTTTTAATTGCACACAAAAAATTGTTGTGTGATTCTTTGAATCAGATTTTGTGTGGTTTCGAACGAAGGATCGAGCTGGAAGGAGATTTCGCATGGCAGAGAGCAGCACACACGTCCGCGCGGCGGGCGACGGCCTGGAAAGAACGCAGGAAAGCACGCAGGAAAGCACGAGCCCCCGTCTCGGCGTGGCATTGCGTCAACGGCACGTCACGATGATTTCGCTCGGCGGCATCATCGGCGCGGGTCTTTTTGTGGGCAGCAGCGCGACGCTCAGCACGGTCGGGCCGGCTGCGTGCCTGTCGTACCTGGTCGCGGGCATCGTCGTGCTACTGGTGATGCGCATGCTCGGCGAGATGGCGCTCGCCGTCCCGGGCGTCGGCTCGTTCACCGAATACGCGCGCATCGGCCTCGGCGACTGGGCGGGCTTCACGAGCGGCTGGCTCTACTGGTACTTCTGGGTGATCGTCGTCGCCGTCGAAGCGGTCGCGGGCGCCGCGATCCTGCAGCGCTGGATACCGGCGCCCGTGTGGATGATCGGGCTCGTGCTGCTGTCGGTGATGACGTTCATCAACCTGATGTCGGTGAAGTCGTACGGCGAATTCGAGTTCTGGTTCGCGTCGATCAAGGTCGCGGCCATCATCGTGTTCATCGCGATCGGCGCGGCGTGGGTGTTCGGCTTCGGCCACACGCACAGTGCGTGGAGCAATCTGACGGCGGCGAAGGGCTTCCTGCCGTTCGGCACGATGTCCGTGTTCGCGGCCGTGCCGACCGTGATCTTCGCGGTGGGCGGCGCGGAAATCGCGACGATCGCCGCCGCCGAGTCCGACAATCCGGCGAAGAGCGTCGCCGCGATGACGCGCTCGGTGATCCTGCGCGTGATCACGTTCTACGTCGGCTCGATGTTCCTGATCGCGTGCATCGTGCCGTGGACGAGCATCGTGACGGGCCATTCGCCGTTCGTCGCCGCGCTCGAAACGATGCACGTGCCGGGTGCCGCCGACATCATGAACGCGATCGTGCTCGTCGCCGTGCTGTCGGCGCTCAATTCCGGGCTGTATGTGTCGTCGCGCATTCTGTTCCGTCTCGCGGGCCGTGGCGATGCGCCGCGCGCGCTGCTGCGCCTCACGCCGTCGCGCGTGCCTCGCCTTGCCGTGCTGTTGAGCAGCGTGGTCGGCTACGTGGCGATCATCGCGGCCATCGTGTCGCCGCAGGGCGTGTTTCTGTTTCTCGTGAATGCATCGGGCGCGGTGATGCTGTTCGTCTACCTCGCAACTGCGCTCGCGCAAATCCGCATTCGCCGGCGACTCGGCGCGCAGGGCGTGCAACCCGAACTGCCGATGTGGCTCTTTCCGTGGCTCTCGTATGCGGTCGTCGTGGCGATCATCGGCGTGCTGCTCGCGATGGGCATGGATGCCGAACTGCGTCCGCAACTGATGGCGAGCGTTGCGAGTCTCGCGGTGGCGTCGGCGGCGTGGTTGCTCGCGGCGAAGCGCCGTCCTGCAAGTGATGCGGATAACGGCACGCGCACGGGCTATCTCGCTGCCGCCGACGGCCGCGCGTTGTCGGGAGAGCGTTGATGGCAGAGATCGGCATTGTCGGCGCGGGATTCATCGGGCTTGCGAGCGCCGGCTGGCTGATGCGCGACGGGCATCGCGTGACGCTGTTCGATCCGTCCGGTGTGGCGCAGGGCGCGTCGTTCGGCAACGCGGGCACGTTCGCGCCGTATGGCTGCATTCCCGTGAACAACCCGTCCGTGTTTCGCGATCTGCCGCGCTTTCTGCTGTCGAGCGAGAGCCCGTTCCGTTTGCGCTGGAGCTATCTGCCGCACGTGATGCCGTGGCTCGCGCGCTTCATGGTCAACTCGACGCGGAGCCGTTACGAAGCGAGTGCGGGCGCACTTGCCGCGTTGCTCGCGCAGGCACAGGCCGGCTACGCGCCGCTGCTCGAAGAGCCCGCGCTCGCAAAATATGTGCGGCCGCGCGAGTGTTTGTATCTGTATTCGAGCGCGGCTTCGTTCGATGCATCGCGTGCTTCATTGAATCTGCGCGAGCAGCTCGGTGTGTCGTTCGATGCATCGCGTGCTTCATTGAATCTGCGCGAGCAGCTCGGTGTGTCGTTCGATGTTTTGTCTGGTGCGGACGTGCGCGCGCTCGAACCTTCGCTTGCGCCGATCTTCGAGCGCGGCGTGCTATTCAGCGACAGCTGGCACTTCTCCGATCCGCAAGGCTTTCTGACGTCGCTGTATGAGTTGCTCGCGACGCGAGGCCTCGAACTCGAACGCAAGGCAGTGAGCGCGCTAGCGCCCGCCGCGCAAGGCGTGACGCTGACGACGGACGATGGCGTGCAGCGGCGCTTCGATCATGTCGTCGTCGCGACAGGCGCGCGTTCCGCGAAGTTCGCGGCGCAATGCGGCGACCGTGTGCCGCTCGATACCGAGCGCGGCTATCACGTGCGCTATCGCGGCGCGACGCAACTGATTTCGCGGCCCGTCGGCTGGGCCGAACGCGGCTTCTACATGACGCCGATGGACGACGGCGTGCGCGTCGCGGGCACGGTCGAACTGGGCGGCTTCAGCGACGAGCGCAACCGTTCGCTGCTCGATCTGCTGACGTTTTCGTCGAAGCGCGCGTTGCCCGCGCTACAGCAGCCCGACAGTTCGTGGCTGGGCTTCCGGCCCACGATGCCCGACGGTGTGCCCGTGCTGGGCCGCGCCAGCGCCAGCGAGCGCGTGATTTACGCATTCGGTCATCAGCATCTCGGGCTGACGCTGGCGGGCGTGAGCGGGCGCATCGTTTCCGATCTGGTCGCGCGGCGCTCGCCGCCGCTCGATCTGTCGCGTTACGCGGCGACGCGGTTCTGAACGCAATACTCAACGGACGACTTCGACGCGTCGCGCATCGGGTCAGTCGATACACCAAAGGCGCGACATCTTCTATCGACAGGAGCGCATCATGAATCGACGTACATGGCTGTTCAGGTTGGCAGTTTGCGCTCTGGCCGCGCAAACTTCGTTCGCATTCGGCGCCGATCCGGAAGTGGTCAAGATCGGCTTTGTCGGACCGTTGACGGGCCCTGTCGCGCGCGTCGGCAAGGACTTGCAATATGGCGCGCAACTCGCGCTCGATGAAGAGAACGCGAAGCATCCGACCATCGCGGGCAAGCCCGTCAAGTTCGTGCTCGATGTACAGGACGATCAGGCCGATCCGCGCGTGGCGATCCAGGTCGCGCAGAAGCTCGTCGACGATGGCGTAGTCGGCGTGATCGGCCATTACAACTCGGGGTGCAGCATTCCGGCTTCGGCCGTGTATCACAACGCGAATGTCGCGATGATCACGCCGGGCTCGACCAATCCGCAACTCACGAAGCAGGGCTTCAAGAACGTGTTTCGCACGATGGGGCACGACGGCATCGGCGGTGTGGTGGCGGGGCATTTCGTCGTCGAGCAGATGAAGGCGAAGCGCATCGGCATCATCGACGATCGCACGGCGTTCGGTCAGGGTCTCGCGGATGCCTTCGAAAAAGGCGTGAAGGAAGCGAACGGCAATATCGTGTCGCGCGAATTCACCAACGACAAGGCCGTCGATTTCCGCGCGATTCTCACGTCGTTGAAGAGCAAGAATGTCGATGTGATTTTCTTCGGCGGACTGGACGAGCAGGGCGCGATGCTGGTCAAGCAGATGCGCTCGCTCGGCATGCAGACGCAACTATTCGGTGCGGGCGCGTTGAAGAGTAATGCGTTCCTGCAGATTGCGGGTGCTTCCGGCGAACGCACGCAGGATCTCGAACCGGGACCGGCGCTCGATAAACTGCCCGCCGCGCAGGACTTCGGCAAGCGCTATAAGGCGCGCTTCAATCAGGATGTCGAGCTGTATGCGCCGTTTGCGTATGACGCCGCGCTGGCGATGATCAAGGCGATTCACGATGCGGATTCGCTCGACCGGCAGAAGATCGTCGCGAGCCTGGCCAAAGTCTCGCTGACGGGCGTGACGGGGAAGATCACGTTCGATCCATATGGCGATCTGATCAAGCCGCCTTATACGCTCTTCGAAGTGCAGCAGGGGCAGTGGAAGAGTGTGAGGACCGTGGGCGGAGGGGTGTGATCGGGTTTCCCAACACAGCCCGAGGCGATAATTGCATAAGCCGCGCTGGCGCGCGGCCGCTCCTATTGACGATCGCAACGTAGAAATAGCCGCGCACTAGCGCCCTTGAGTGTTTTGTTTAATGTCGAACATACCGGTGACGACGCCGCTACTACCGCCTTGGGCGTTTTGCACGAGATATTCCTGTTTTACGCTTGCGAACGACAGGCGAACCTGTTCATAGCTCGCGGACATTTCTACGCCGGTGACGACTACATCGCGCATCGTGATTCGCAAAAAGTCGACGGGTAGGCCTCCCGCCTTTCGCATCGTCAATACGGCCGTCGGAACATGTTTCCCCGTCAGGCAATACGACATCAGGTTTGGACTCGCCCGATCGATCTGATGGAAAAACACGAGATCTTCCACGGTGGCCTTGGCCGCACCGCCACCCGACCCCGACATCATTGACGACTGCTGCGACATCTTCCAGGTCCAATCGGCAACCTGAATTTCTCCAGGATGCAGTGCGTCCTGCGATTCTCCCGTAATGCTATCGATTTTTATAAATACGTCATTTGACATCGGAACGTCTCCAGTTGCGTTTACCAAGAAGCCGCTTTCCCTGCAGTACGGCCACGACTGCGGCCACGAAGGAGAGCGACAAGGTTACGTAGAAATAGAAGTCCTCAAGGGCTTCATCTCCGTAGATGCCGAACCAGGCTCCCATTCGAATGAGCGCGTTCGTGGCGTGGTCCGAAAACGGAACATGACCGAAACCCCATGCCAGGAAACATGTGATTGCGAGCGTGAGGGCTGAATTGATTAAAAATCTCACGAGTCTCATTTGACGTCTATGGTCCCGTAGGCGAAGCCTTTGCTACCGGGAATAGTCATTTGGCTTGCTGATTTCAAGCTTCGACTCAACCTCTCGAAGGCAACGGGATCGACGAGCGTGATACAGCCTTGGCTCAGATTGCGAGGGCCGTGAGGATGAAGTCGAAAATTGCCGCGCTTTACACCATTCACGAATACCCAATCGTTCGACGTATCGGCATGGTAGAGAGCAAACCATTTGCTGCGATCCGTGCCATAGACGTGAGCGCGGAAAAAATCGATCAGGTGCGAAAACAAACCGCCCGATCCTCGGTCAACGATGTAATAGCGCCCCGGTGGCAGCGGGCCGACATCCCGAATGGC
This Paraburkholderia sabiae DNA region includes the following protein-coding sequences:
- a CDS encoding aminotransferase-like domain-containing protein, which translates into the protein MASSRHKAAHSNGVTTETDQTNGDAVQTKRATYIEVSASIEDEIRGGVYPPGSRLPPQRQLATELGINVSTVSRAYKELQLRGLVIGSKRRGSLVTGGAMPRVETASAANAAPGGAIDLTVNRPATGEFLACLATTLPNLPRDPRYPSLQEYQPPQGPDWARAAGAKWMAAPGFTPSPEHLVVTSGAQHGLYAVLNSLIGTDGVIIADRLTYYGLKALAPVFQFEIVSVPSDRDGLITDEVERICSRVPVKAIFTVPNLQNPTVTTMSLERRVALVDIARRYGVAIIEDDVYGPLVSQRLPTLASLCPELTFHIAATSKILAPGLRLGYLLSPPERSALAAEAVRTTAWMPAPMSMLIATIWIEDGTARRIMDAQLAEIRVRHDLARQILPQEWLESDPACMFVWLKLPPPWRADDFAANAKARGVVVMPSSAFAVDRAEVEHGVRINLACASSREQLVSALQTLAHALRDRPRALFGTI
- a CDS encoding Hcp family type VI secretion system effector, yielding MSNDVFIKIDSITGESQDALHPGEIQVADWTWKMSQQSSMMSGSGGGAAKATVEDLVFFHQIDRASPNLMSYCLTGKHVPTAVLTMRKAGGLPVDFLRITMRDVVVTGVEMSASYEQVRLSFASVKQEYLVQNAQGGSSGVVTGMFDIKQNTQGR
- a CDS encoding extracellular solute-binding protein — translated: MKLSSTVAALAAVFAIGAAAPAWSQTKTIYIGMNGGPMEKAYTSQVLPDFEKANNVKVVVVPGTSSDVLAKLLANRNSPQMHVVFLDDGVMARAVSMGVCQKLDDAPVLKELYPFARMKDDIGAGVQLGMTGIGYNTKLFAEKGWAPPTSWMDFANPKYKGKVVFQSASSSTFGLHGFLAINRLMGGSDQNVEPGFSKWSTTVGPNVVEYIPNSAKLSEMVQTGEAGIFPLTPTAVGDLQDKGIPVGYANPKEGAVLLLVDLCVVKNNADPQLAQKLAQFLLSAPAQSKAAAAGKQIPTNEHATMTPAMQKSLGNLDDLVKKVTVVDWDSINAHRAQWDQRWNRQIEQ
- a CDS encoding MBL fold metallo-hydrolase; translated protein: MIFRQLFDQQSSTYTYLLADSDTREAVLIDPVFEQARRDAALLDELRLRLLCTIDTHVHADHVTGAWLLKKRTGSEIAISAASGAEGADRYVSHGDSIAFGARHLQVRATPGHTNGCISLVLDDESMAFTGDCLLIRGTGRTDFQNGSPHALYHAVHEQLFSLPETCLLYPAHDYRGLTVTSVAEERRFNPRLGGELCEEDFSGYMTNLGLPHPRQIDVAVPANMKCGVAANDPSQKPLPEWAPLTYTFAGIWEIHPQWLEEHLQAVQILDVREPDEYDGPLGRIPEAKLISLGSLAKRTAELGKERPIVTVCRAGGRSAQATVILRQAGFEDVANLAGGMLRWRAEGRVVENGSV
- a CDS encoding amino acid permease — its product is MAESSTHVRAAGDGLERTQESTQESTSPRLGVALRQRHVTMISLGGIIGAGLFVGSSATLSTVGPAACLSYLVAGIVVLLVMRMLGEMALAVPGVGSFTEYARIGLGDWAGFTSGWLYWYFWVIVVAVEAVAGAAILQRWIPAPVWMIGLVLLSVMTFINLMSVKSYGEFEFWFASIKVAAIIVFIAIGAAWVFGFGHTHSAWSNLTAAKGFLPFGTMSVFAAVPTVIFAVGGAEIATIAAAESDNPAKSVAAMTRSVILRVITFYVGSMFLIACIVPWTSIVTGHSPFVAALETMHVPGAADIMNAIVLVAVLSALNSGLYVSSRILFRLAGRGDAPRALLRLTPSRVPRLAVLLSSVVGYVAIIAAIVSPQGVFLFLVNASGAVMLFVYLATALAQIRIRRRLGAQGVQPELPMWLFPWLSYAVVVAIIGVLLAMGMDAELRPQLMASVASLAVASAAWLLAAKRRPASDADNGTRTGYLAAADGRALSGER
- a CDS encoding DUF2778 domain-containing protein, with translation MPIACTFRLNGEPTSILRCEGVGDFAAFSGDGKGKDNPKATAIRDVGPLPPGRYYIVDRGSGGLFSHLIDFFRAHVYGTDRSKWFALYHADTSNDWVFVNGVKRGNFRLHPHGPRNLSQGCITLVDPVAFERLSRSLKSASQMTIPGSKGFAYGTIDVK
- a CDS encoding peroxiredoxin; translation: MAIRLGEVAPDFEAETTQGTIRFHEWIGDSWAILFSHPKDFTPVCTTELGYMAGLKPEFDKRNTKIIGLSIDPVTDHQKWAKDIEETQGNAVNYPMIGDHDLKVAKLYDMIHPEASGGPRTAVDNATVRAVFLIGPDKKVKATFVYPMSSGRNFDEVLRLLDSLQLSAKHTVATPVNWKPGEDVIIPTSVSDDAAKEKYPQGFKTLKPYLRYVQQPK
- a CDS encoding NAD(P)/FAD-dependent oxidoreductase; its protein translation is MAEIGIVGAGFIGLASAGWLMRDGHRVTLFDPSGVAQGASFGNAGTFAPYGCIPVNNPSVFRDLPRFLLSSESPFRLRWSYLPHVMPWLARFMVNSTRSRYEASAGALAALLAQAQAGYAPLLEEPALAKYVRPRECLYLYSSAASFDASRASLNLREQLGVSFDASRASLNLREQLGVSFDVLSGADVRALEPSLAPIFERGVLFSDSWHFSDPQGFLTSLYELLATRGLELERKAVSALAPAAQGVTLTTDDGVQRRFDHVVVATGARSAKFAAQCGDRVPLDTERGYHVRYRGATQLISRPVGWAERGFYMTPMDDGVRVAGTVELGGFSDERNRSLLDLLTFSSKRALPALQQPDSSWLGFRPTMPDGVPVLGRASASERVIYAFGHQHLGLTLAGVSGRIVSDLVARRSPPLDLSRYAATRF
- a CDS encoding branched-chain amino acid ABC transporter substrate-binding protein, whose product is MNRRTWLFRLAVCALAAQTSFAFGADPEVVKIGFVGPLTGPVARVGKDLQYGAQLALDEENAKHPTIAGKPVKFVLDVQDDQADPRVAIQVAQKLVDDGVVGVIGHYNSGCSIPASAVYHNANVAMITPGSTNPQLTKQGFKNVFRTMGHDGIGGVVAGHFVVEQMKAKRIGIIDDRTAFGQGLADAFEKGVKEANGNIVSREFTNDKAVDFRAILTSLKSKNVDVIFFGGLDEQGAMLVKQMRSLGMQTQLFGAGALKSNAFLQIAGASGERTQDLEPGPALDKLPAAQDFGKRYKARFNQDVELYAPFAYDAALAMIKAIHDADSLDRQKIVASLAKVSLTGVTGKITFDPYGDLIKPPYTLFEVQQGQWKSVRTVGGGV